A single Streptomyces sp. Edi2 DNA region contains:
- a CDS encoding prolyl oligopeptidase family serine peptidase yields the protein MFHGERDQLVPYHQSRLLFDKLASAGKDARFFSFPHARHGTYLEMLSDADTQRGARQETTRDGRTTRPAPAHPTWQTVISFLRSELHTGGR from the coding sequence ATGTTCCACGGCGAGCGGGACCAGTTGGTTCCGTACCACCAGAGCAGGCTGCTCTTCGACAAACTGGCCTCCGCGGGCAAGGACGCCCGGTTCTTCTCCTTCCCCCACGCCCGGCACGGCACGTACCTGGAAATGCTCAGCGACGCCGACACGCAACGCGGCGCCCGCCAGGAAACCACCCGCGACGGCCGCACCACACGACCCGCCCCCGCACACCCCACATGGCAGACCGTCATCTCCTTCCTGAGGAGCGAACTCCACACCGGAGGGCGCTGA
- a CDS encoding helix-turn-helix domain-containing protein produces MGVPDPHNGWTFITNHARVLAAIADDPNARIRDIAAHCRLTERAVQRIIVDLEQGGYLSHKREGRANTYRIESGKVLRHPAEAGLTVASLLSLLVQDEVRRGGQPTPRGDT; encoded by the coding sequence ATGGGAGTGCCTGACCCTCACAACGGATGGACGTTCATCACCAATCACGCGCGCGTGCTGGCCGCCATCGCCGACGATCCGAACGCCCGCATCCGCGACATCGCCGCTCACTGCAGGCTCACCGAGCGTGCCGTCCAACGGATCATCGTCGATCTTGAGCAAGGCGGTTACTTGTCCCACAAACGCGAAGGACGCGCGAACACTTACCGCATCGAGTCGGGCAAGGTGCTGCGGCACCCGGCCGAAGCCGGCCTCACGGTTGCCTCCCTCCTCTCTCTCCTCGTCCAGGACGAAGTCCGCCGCGGTGGGCAGCCGACTCCGCGGGGCGACACGTAG
- a CDS encoding STAS domain-containing protein, whose translation MRVSSAPDTAGTVVVLRGEIDYDCEAALERSLAHALSCSARGIDIDLSKVSFWACSSVKVLLVVRQLALRQDKTMSLRATSPRVRRVLELTDTLQLFTTRTSPASPPPPSPAPAKPPWSTAALAGASKAPKAAPATSTDEVAAFTALGTGQFTASTP comes from the coding sequence ATGAGGGTCAGCAGCGCCCCCGACACGGCAGGGACCGTGGTCGTGCTGCGCGGCGAGATCGACTACGACTGTGAGGCGGCACTCGAAAGGTCCCTCGCCCACGCTCTGAGCTGCTCCGCCCGCGGAATCGACATCGACCTCAGCAAGGTCTCCTTCTGGGCATGTTCCAGTGTGAAGGTCCTCTTGGTCGTACGTCAGCTGGCGCTGCGTCAGGACAAGACCATGTCCTTGCGGGCGACCAGCCCTAGGGTGCGCCGTGTGCTCGAACTGACCGATACGCTGCAGCTCTTCACCACCAGGACCTCCCCCGCCTCTCCACCCCCGCCATCACCGGCCCCGGCGAAACCGCCGTGGTCCACTGCGGCTCTTGCTGGAGCATCAAAAGCACCCAAGGCAGCCCCTGCCACGAGCACCGACGAAGTGGCGGCATTCACCGCCCTCGGCACCGGCCAGTTCACGGCCAGTACCCCGTAG
- a CDS encoding hydrophobic protein codes for MVPLLLVLLLALLLFGAGFALKALWIVAVIVLAIWLLGFVLRSAGAGGKRGRWYRW; via the coding sequence ATGGTTCCCCTGTTGCTGGTTCTTCTCCTTGCCCTGCTCCTTTTCGGTGCCGGATTCGCACTCAAGGCTCTGTGGATCGTAGCGGTAATTGTCCTGGCAATTTGGTTGCTGGGATTCGTCCTGCGCTCCGCCGGCGCCGGTGGCAAGCGTGGACGGTGGTACCGCTGGTAG
- a CDS encoding CsbD family protein, translating into MSASEKAKAKAEQTAGNVEKVVGRAVGNERVAAEGESKEAEGDLRSAKEKGKDAFKN; encoded by the coding sequence ATGAGCGCCAGCGAAAAGGCAAAGGCCAAGGCGGAGCAGACCGCCGGCAATGTCGAAAAGGTAGTGGGACGTGCAGTCGGCAATGAAAGGGTCGCCGCCGAGGGCGAGTCGAAGGAAGCCGAGGGAGATCTCCGAAGCGCCAAGGAAAAGGGAAAGGACGCCTTCAAGAACTGA
- a CDS encoding VOC family protein — MIAKLQCVVLDCSDVRELSRFYLSLLGGVVDQRDPRWALDDNWSTLHTDSGLVLAFQRAENHQPPRWPDPAHPQQFHLDLGVQDLDQAQEQVLKLGASLLDVGDDKRSWRIYADPAGHPFCLVRD, encoded by the coding sequence ATGATCGCCAAGCTGCAGTGTGTGGTGTTGGACTGTTCCGATGTGCGTGAGCTTTCCCGGTTCTACCTGTCGCTTCTCGGTGGCGTGGTGGACCAGCGGGATCCGCGATGGGCGCTTGACGACAACTGGTCGACCCTCCATACCGATTCGGGGCTCGTGCTCGCTTTCCAGCGCGCGGAGAACCACCAGCCGCCGCGGTGGCCGGATCCCGCTCACCCGCAACAGTTCCATCTTGACCTGGGTGTCCAGGATCTCGACCAGGCCCAGGAACAGGTTCTCAAACTCGGGGCTTCACTGCTCGATGTCGGCGACGACAAGCGCAGTTGGAGGATCTATGCAGACCCGGCAGGGCATCCTTTCTGCCTCGTTCGCGACTGA
- a CDS encoding FMN-binding glutamate synthase family protein, translated as MRARSIATATATALALVAARDLVQKKHALLRNFPVLGHARYLLETIGPELRQYIVTSNDEERPFSRDQRTWIYASAKGENNYFGFGTDNDVEHMQGHAYLKQRTFAGTLPDAHDPQAPLPSAKVLGGPRGRAKAFRPASVVNISAMSFGSLSGAAITALNKGAALAGTLQNTGEGGLSPYHRNGGDLVLQIGTSYFGCRNEDGSFNIDKLKDVVAGAPVKAIEIKLSQGAKPGLGGMLPGAKVTPEIAEIRGIPLGEDCASPSRHTAFSDVDSMLDFVELLAAETGLPVGIKSAVGEMEFWQELATLMARGDRGVDFVTIDGGEGGTGAAPLTFSDSVSLPFRMGFSRVYGVFAEQGLTDDLTFIASGKLGLPENAVVAFALGADMINVAREAMLSIGCIQAQKCHTDKCPTGIATQSPWLARGLDPASKATRAAVYLRTLRKELTKISAAVGVAHPALITATDIEIMNGDYEARTLAGVYGYKDGWGELGPHLAEEITALLTTEQSSDRKPTA; from the coding sequence ATGCGCGCCCGGAGCATCGCCACGGCCACCGCAACAGCATTGGCGCTGGTGGCCGCTCGTGACCTTGTCCAGAAGAAGCACGCATTGCTCCGGAACTTTCCCGTGCTCGGGCACGCCCGGTACCTGTTGGAGACGATCGGTCCTGAGCTGCGGCAGTACATAGTGACCTCCAACGACGAGGAGCGCCCGTTCAGCCGCGACCAGCGCACCTGGATCTACGCGTCGGCGAAGGGGGAGAACAACTACTTCGGGTTCGGTACCGACAACGACGTCGAGCACATGCAGGGGCACGCCTACCTGAAGCAGCGCACCTTCGCCGGCACGCTGCCCGACGCGCACGACCCGCAGGCCCCACTGCCGTCGGCCAAGGTGCTGGGCGGGCCGCGCGGGCGCGCCAAGGCGTTCCGGCCGGCGAGCGTGGTGAACATCTCGGCGATGAGCTTCGGATCGCTCTCCGGCGCGGCGATCACGGCGCTCAACAAGGGGGCGGCGCTGGCGGGCACCCTGCAGAACACGGGCGAGGGCGGCCTCTCGCCGTACCACCGCAACGGCGGCGACCTCGTCCTTCAAATCGGTACGTCCTACTTCGGCTGCCGCAACGAGGACGGCAGCTTCAACATCGACAAGCTCAAGGACGTGGTCGCCGGCGCCCCGGTCAAGGCGATAGAGATCAAGCTCTCCCAGGGTGCCAAGCCCGGGCTGGGCGGAATGCTGCCGGGCGCGAAGGTGACCCCGGAGATCGCCGAGATCCGCGGCATCCCGCTCGGCGAGGACTGCGCCTCCCCGTCGCGACACACCGCGTTCAGTGACGTCGACTCGATGCTCGACTTCGTCGAACTGCTCGCCGCCGAGACCGGCCTGCCGGTCGGAATCAAGAGCGCGGTGGGAGAGATGGAGTTCTGGCAGGAGCTGGCCACGCTGATGGCGCGTGGTGACCGTGGTGTCGACTTCGTGACCATCGACGGCGGCGAGGGCGGCACCGGGGCGGCGCCGCTCACCTTCTCCGACTCGGTGTCGCTGCCCTTCCGGATGGGTTTCTCCCGGGTCTACGGCGTCTTCGCCGAGCAGGGGCTGACCGACGACCTGACGTTCATCGCCTCCGGCAAGCTCGGCCTGCCCGAGAACGCCGTGGTCGCCTTCGCCCTGGGTGCCGACATGATCAATGTGGCCCGTGAGGCGATGCTGTCGATCGGCTGCATCCAGGCGCAGAAGTGCCACACCGACAAGTGCCCCACCGGCATCGCCACCCAGAGCCCGTGGCTGGCCCGCGGCCTCGACCCGGCCTCGAAGGCCACCCGGGCCGCTGTCTACCTGCGCACCCTCCGCAAGGAGCTGACGAAGATCTCTGCGGCCGTCGGCGTCGCCCACCCGGCCCTCATCACGGCCACGGACATCGAGATCATGAACGGCGACTACGAGGCCCGTACCCTGGCCGGCGTCTACGGCTACAAGGACGGCTGGGGCGAGCTCGGCCCGCACCTCGCCGAGGAGATCACCGCACTGCTCACCACCGAGCAGTCCTCCGACCGGAAGCCGACCGCCTGA
- a CDS encoding alpha/beta fold hydrolase, whose amino-acid sequence MSEKVRFPSVVGPELAGAIDLPDGEIRGWGIFVHGFTLGKGSPAASRVSKQLAREGIGMLRFDNLGIGDSDGDWGDGSFTVKVQDTIRAAAMMAERGTPADLLVGHSWGGAAVLAAAAEATGVRAVATIGAPVDPSHVERQYDAVVDRVLSEGAHEWFVGGRTLVLKRAFVEDVRRAHLRDRIGELDLPLLVLHSPTDNTVDIDNAGEIFREARHPRSFVSLEGADHLLTARGQAQRAAHIISAWADQYIHGSGSAGDISGG is encoded by the coding sequence ATGAGCGAAAAAGTGCGATTCCCGAGCGTCGTCGGCCCCGAACTGGCCGGAGCGATCGACCTGCCGGACGGCGAGATCCGCGGCTGGGGGATCTTCGTGCACGGATTCACGCTCGGCAAGGGCTCGCCGGCCGCCTCGCGCGTCAGCAAGCAGCTGGCACGCGAGGGGATCGGCATGCTGCGCTTCGACAACCTCGGGATCGGGGACTCCGACGGCGACTGGGGGGACGGTTCCTTCACCGTCAAGGTGCAGGACACGATCCGTGCCGCAGCCATGATGGCGGAGCGTGGGACTCCGGCAGACCTGCTGGTGGGGCACTCGTGGGGAGGCGCTGCCGTCCTGGCCGCGGCGGCCGAGGCCACCGGCGTCCGCGCGGTCGCCACGATCGGGGCGCCGGTCGATCCCAGCCACGTCGAGCGGCAGTACGACGCGGTCGTGGATCGCGTGCTCAGTGAAGGGGCGCACGAGTGGTTCGTCGGCGGGAGGACCCTGGTCCTCAAGCGTGCCTTCGTCGAAGACGTCCGCCGTGCTCACCTGCGGGATCGGATCGGCGAGTTGGACCTGCCGCTCCTCGTCCTGCATTCGCCGACCGACAACACCGTCGACATCGACAACGCGGGAGAGATCTTCCGCGAGGCACGACACCCGCGAAGTTTCGTCTCACTCGAAGGAGCAGACCATCTCCTGACCGCCCGAGGACAAGCACAGCGAGCCGCGCACATCATCAGTGCCTGGGCCGACCAGTACATCCACGGGTCAGGGTCCGCAGGAGACATCTCAGGTGGTTGA
- a CDS encoding AraC family transcriptional regulator, producing the protein MPAEESPLANHQRFHTTDIWEARAEVGRAFCPHDLRIMRRSATLDARLHGAPFDRTGLYYLDYGTEVRITPGDLESFFLVQIPLAGYAEITCGREEIISSPELASVPSPTGKLDMRWGDGNPQLIVWFDRSSLESHLGSLLGRAVRRPIFFSLGMNLTTPASRSWLNIVDLMRREAEGPGGMTSQPLVTKQLESLLMTQLLMAQPNNYSSALFGEQPRVAPPAVRRAMEVIEGHAGEPLTVAEIAECVGVGVRALQDGFRRHLDTTPLAYLREVRLDRVRKELLALDPGAATVTAVASRWGFLHPGRFSLAYRQRFGESPSETLRA; encoded by the coding sequence ATGCCCGCTGAAGAGTCCCCCCTCGCAAATCACCAGCGGTTCCATACAACAGACATTTGGGAGGCGCGGGCCGAGGTCGGCCGCGCCTTCTGTCCGCATGACCTGCGCATCATGCGGCGCTCGGCGACACTCGACGCCCGGCTGCACGGCGCGCCCTTCGACCGGACAGGTCTCTATTACCTCGATTACGGAACGGAAGTCCGGATTACGCCGGGCGATCTGGAGAGCTTTTTCCTTGTCCAGATCCCGCTCGCCGGTTACGCCGAAATCACCTGCGGCCGCGAGGAGATCATTTCCTCCCCGGAACTCGCTTCTGTCCCCTCTCCGACCGGAAAGTTGGACATGCGCTGGGGTGACGGCAATCCGCAACTGATCGTGTGGTTCGACCGATCGTCGCTGGAATCGCACCTGGGCAGTCTGCTCGGCCGCGCCGTGCGCCGCCCGATCTTCTTCTCGCTCGGCATGAACCTCACCACCCCGGCCTCCCGGTCCTGGCTCAACATCGTCGACCTCATGCGCCGGGAGGCGGAGGGGCCCGGTGGGATGACAAGCCAGCCCCTCGTGACAAAACAGCTTGAATCGCTCCTCATGACCCAGCTTTTGATGGCCCAGCCCAACAACTACTCGTCGGCGCTGTTCGGCGAGCAGCCGCGCGTCGCCCCGCCCGCGGTTCGCCGCGCCATGGAGGTCATCGAGGGACATGCCGGCGAGCCGCTCACGGTCGCGGAGATCGCGGAATGCGTCGGTGTCGGCGTACGGGCCCTTCAGGACGGCTTCCGCCGGCACCTCGACACGACACCGCTCGCGTACCTGCGCGAGGTCCGACTGGATCGCGTACGCAAGGAACTCCTGGCCCTCGACCCGGGTGCCGCCACCGTCACCGCCGTCGCCTCCCGGTGGGGCTTCCTGCACCCGGGCCGTTTCTCACTCGCGTACCGCCAACGGTTCGGGGAGTCGCCTTCGGAGACGCTGCGGGCATAG
- a CDS encoding styrene monooxygenase/indole monooxygenase family protein, whose protein sequence is MRKITIVGAGQAGLQLGIGLVDRGFDVTVVSNRTGDQIREGRVMSSQAMFGTALAHERNLGLDFWGDACPSIDGLGVSIADGQGGRALSFGTRLEATARSIDQRVKMPLWMGEFARRGGRLELCEAGIEDLERYAAESDLVIVAAGKGEIAGLFERDAMRSPYDAPQRALALAYVTGMAPLPDRPGVSFNVIPGIGEYFTMPSLTTNGPCDIMFFEGIPGGPLDCFDGLTPHQQLAKFQELLRTYVPWEAERCADVTLTDANGTLAGRFAPTVRKPVATLPSGAQVLGLADVVVLNDPITGQGSNNAAKCAASYLATILDHGERPYDAAFMELAFGRFWDDAQSATTWTNAMLGAPPQHVLELFGAASANPRIAARFVNGFDDPRDLFHWFMDPVAAKNYLTEVGA, encoded by the coding sequence ATGCGCAAGATCACCATCGTCGGAGCCGGCCAGGCCGGTCTCCAGCTCGGCATCGGCCTGGTCGACCGCGGTTTTGACGTCACCGTCGTGTCCAACCGCACCGGAGACCAGATCCGCGAGGGCCGGGTGATGTCCAGCCAGGCCATGTTCGGCACCGCGCTGGCCCACGAGCGCAACCTCGGCCTCGACTTCTGGGGCGACGCCTGCCCGTCGATCGACGGTCTCGGCGTGAGCATCGCCGACGGCCAGGGCGGCCGGGCGCTCTCCTTCGGCACCCGCCTCGAGGCCACCGCCCGCTCCATCGACCAGCGCGTCAAAATGCCACTCTGGATGGGCGAGTTCGCGCGCCGCGGCGGCCGTCTGGAGCTCTGCGAGGCCGGCATCGAGGACCTGGAACGCTACGCCGCCGAGTCCGACCTGGTGATCGTCGCGGCCGGCAAGGGCGAGATCGCCGGGCTGTTCGAGCGGGACGCCATGCGTTCCCCGTACGACGCTCCCCAGCGCGCGCTGGCCCTGGCGTACGTCACCGGCATGGCTCCGCTGCCCGACCGCCCCGGCGTCAGCTTCAACGTCATCCCCGGTATCGGTGAGTACTTCACCATGCCCAGCCTCACCACCAACGGTCCCTGCGACATCATGTTCTTCGAGGGCATCCCGGGCGGCCCGCTCGACTGCTTCGACGGGCTCACCCCCCACCAGCAGCTGGCCAAGTTCCAGGAACTGCTGCGGACGTACGTTCCGTGGGAGGCCGAGCGCTGCGCCGATGTCACGCTCACCGACGCGAACGGCACCCTCGCGGGCCGCTTCGCGCCGACCGTCCGCAAGCCCGTCGCCACGCTGCCCTCCGGGGCGCAGGTGCTCGGCCTCGCCGACGTCGTCGTCCTCAACGACCCGATCACCGGCCAGGGGTCCAACAACGCCGCGAAGTGCGCGGCCTCCTACCTCGCCACCATCCTGGACCACGGCGAGCGCCCGTACGACGCCGCGTTCATGGAGCTGGCCTTCGGCCGCTTCTGGGACGACGCGCAGTCTGCCACCACATGGACCAACGCGATGCTCGGTGCCCCGCCGCAGCACGTCCTGGAGCTCTTCGGCGCGGCGAGCGCCAACCCCCGTATCGCCGCCCGCTTCGTCAACGGCTTCGACGACCCGCGCGACTTGTTCCACTGGTTCATGGACCCGGTTGCCGCGAAGAACTACCTGACGGAGGTCGGCGCCTGA
- a CDS encoding styrene monooxygenase/indole monooxygenase family protein: MRRIAVVGAGQAGAQLALGLQAHGYDVTLVTDRGPDEIRRGPVMSSQCMFDTALQSERELGLHHWEDQAPDISAIALSLIGPHGTPDVSWRAPLEAPAHSVDQRVKCAAWIEQFADGGRGEIVLHEAGVNDLEWYARTHDLVVVSTGKGELSQLFPRNSELSPYDRPRRALALTYVTGTAPREGEDAVHYRLVPGVGEYFSFPALTTTGPCDIMVFEGVPGGPMDCWDDIRTPEGHLTRSLEILHRFFPDEYERCRHARLTDSGGVLRGRFTPTVRHPVARLASGRHVLGMADAVVLNDPITGQGSNNAAQAATHYLDSILRHGTGEFTPQWMQRTFDNFWRGWAQWAVGWTNSLLTDLSPHHRDLLTAGAEIPSVAGALAAGFDDPRTLYRWWFEEPEAHRFLAEKRAQHAAHFDGRDLRRALGQYATGVTVVTARAPDGRNVGMTANSFTSVSLDPPLVLWCPGKNSPSLPDFTDASHFAVHVLAADQHHLSRQFATPADDKFRGTPTTPGIAGTPLLEGAVARFQCRTVQRLDAGDHVIFLGEVEEYEADGGAPLVFHSGYYHVATKHPDL; the protein is encoded by the coding sequence ATGAGAAGGATCGCGGTGGTCGGAGCCGGGCAGGCGGGTGCCCAACTCGCTCTGGGGCTCCAGGCGCACGGTTATGACGTCACCTTGGTCACCGACCGCGGCCCCGACGAGATACGTCGCGGCCCGGTCATGTCCAGTCAGTGCATGTTCGACACCGCGCTGCAGAGTGAGCGCGAACTCGGGCTGCACCACTGGGAGGACCAGGCCCCGGACATCTCCGCCATCGCGCTCTCTCTCATCGGTCCGCACGGTACTCCGGACGTCTCCTGGCGTGCGCCGCTGGAAGCCCCTGCCCACTCCGTCGACCAGCGGGTCAAGTGTGCCGCCTGGATCGAGCAGTTCGCGGACGGCGGCCGCGGCGAGATCGTGCTGCACGAGGCGGGCGTCAACGACCTCGAATGGTACGCCCGTACGCACGATCTCGTCGTGGTCTCCACGGGCAAGGGCGAGCTGAGCCAACTTTTCCCGCGCAACTCCGAACTCTCCCCGTACGACCGGCCGCGCCGTGCGCTGGCCCTGACGTATGTCACGGGAACGGCTCCGCGGGAGGGGGAGGACGCCGTCCACTACCGTCTGGTCCCCGGCGTCGGCGAGTACTTCTCCTTCCCGGCCCTCACCACTACCGGACCCTGCGACATCATGGTCTTCGAAGGTGTCCCCGGCGGTCCGATGGACTGCTGGGACGACATCCGCACGCCTGAGGGCCACCTCACCCGCTCACTGGAAATCCTCCACCGGTTCTTCCCCGACGAATACGAGCGCTGCCGGCACGCCCGGCTCACCGACAGCGGCGGCGTGTTGCGCGGCAGGTTCACTCCGACCGTCCGGCACCCCGTCGCCCGCCTGGCCTCCGGCCGGCACGTCCTCGGCATGGCCGACGCCGTCGTCCTCAACGATCCGATCACCGGCCAGGGTTCGAACAACGCGGCCCAGGCCGCGACCCACTACCTCGACAGCATCCTCCGCCACGGCACCGGCGAGTTCACCCCGCAGTGGATGCAACGCACCTTCGACAACTTCTGGCGCGGCTGGGCTCAGTGGGCCGTCGGCTGGACCAACTCCCTCCTGACCGACCTGAGTCCCCATCACCGCGACCTCCTGACCGCGGGGGCCGAAATCCCCTCGGTCGCCGGCGCCCTCGCCGCCGGGTTCGACGACCCGCGCACCCTCTACCGCTGGTGGTTCGAGGAGCCCGAGGCACACCGCTTCCTCGCCGAGAAGCGTGCCCAACACGCCGCCCACTTCGACGGCCGCGATCTGCGCCGCGCACTGGGCCAGTACGCCACCGGCGTGACCGTGGTGACGGCCCGCGCCCCCGACGGCCGCAACGTCGGCATGACCGCCAACTCCTTCACCTCCGTCTCGTTGGACCCGCCCCTCGTCCTGTGGTGCCCCGGCAAAAACAGCCCGAGCCTCCCGGACTTCACCGACGCCTCGCACTTCGCCGTCCACGTACTGGCCGCCGACCAGCACCACCTCTCCCGCCAGTTCGCCACCCCGGCCGACGACAAATTCCGCGGTACCCCCACCACCCCCGGCATCGCCGGCACCCCCCTCCTGGAGGGCGCGGTCGCCCGCTTCCAATGCCGCACCGTCCAACGCCTCGACGCCGGCGACCACGTCATCTTCCTCGGCGAGGTCGAAGAGTACGAGGCCGACGGCGGCGCCCCTCTGGTGTTCCACTCGGGGTACTACCACGTGGCGACGAAGCATCCCGATCTGTGA
- a CDS encoding inositol monophosphatase family protein yields the protein MINSYASSDDAEVAIAGARAGADVVRNMYGRRLTRIDKGAGDFATAADVEAEAVILGVIRALRPDDAVLGEEGGQQGGADAVRQWLVDPLCGTLNYAVGNMLVAVNVALRDGAAAVADPFSGEVFFTDGESAWVRHDGADDALLTPTPASRLVDVNLDPPFPCAPGFRAVDLLAHPEFVERFRPRVVSTTLALAWVAAGKRAAYVTDGGDLAGSVHFAAGIALCRAAGCVVTGIDGAPIGEAGRGLVVTADDETHGLLMSMVRSRS from the coding sequence GTGATCAACTCATACGCGAGTTCTGACGATGCTGAAGTCGCGATAGCCGGGGCGCGTGCCGGCGCGGATGTGGTCCGCAACATGTACGGCCGGCGGCTCACCCGCATCGACAAGGGTGCCGGGGACTTTGCCACCGCCGCCGATGTGGAGGCCGAGGCGGTGATCCTCGGCGTCATCCGTGCCCTACGGCCCGATGATGCGGTGCTCGGAGAGGAAGGCGGGCAACAGGGTGGCGCCGACGCTGTGCGCCAGTGGCTGGTGGACCCCCTGTGCGGCACGCTGAACTACGCCGTCGGCAACATGCTGGTGGCCGTCAACGTGGCGCTGCGCGATGGGGCGGCAGCGGTGGCCGACCCGTTCAGCGGCGAGGTCTTCTTCACTGATGGGGAGTCCGCCTGGGTGCGGCATGACGGGGCAGACGACGCACTGCTGACTCCCACGCCCGCTTCCCGATTGGTGGACGTCAACCTGGATCCGCCGTTCCCGTGTGCGCCCGGATTCCGGGCTGTGGATCTGCTGGCCCACCCTGAGTTCGTCGAGCGTTTCCGGCCGCGGGTCGTGTCCACGACCCTGGCGCTGGCCTGGGTCGCTGCCGGTAAGCGCGCCGCGTATGTCACCGATGGCGGTGACCTCGCCGGGAGCGTGCACTTCGCTGCCGGCATCGCTTTGTGCCGGGCTGCTGGCTGTGTTGTCACCGGGATCGACGGTGCCCCCATTGGTGAGGCAGGCCGTGGGCTTGTGGTCACCGCCGACGACGAGACTCACGGCCTGTTGATGTCGATGGTGCGCAGCCGAAGCTAG
- a CDS encoding cytochrome P450: protein MHIPGPEHQEDGGLSAVAAAGGLHRYQLRLHEAYGPVVRFQLPGADTAVSVADPVLLEATAHFDTRPEELFAFLDPLCEAGNLQVLPADEHTPWRRLLLSVLAGRPAHERHFARFTELAGELADRWAGQADGEPVELQQELTALSLRMICGFALGGAETDTDRVVAAFEEVLTEHLGRLYQVPRADPCSAERAEAALAYLRATVDRVVAAHRPGGRTDRSDLIGALVEAGQTPARIRDTVMMTLLAAHHTTGVAVSWTLHLLGRHLDVAERVAAELDQVLGERATPDYGDLRRLTYLDMVLKESMRLFPPGPYGARETTEDLVLGPYEIPAGTTVFYPFWAVHLNPEHWPEPERFDPERFTPQEVAQRPRLAYIPFGIGPRSCEGAALATVEAQLVLAVLLKRLRFRPAPGHEVTPVERFVLWARDGIRMMVRPRGL from the coding sequence ATGCACATCCCCGGACCCGAGCACCAGGAGGACGGCGGGCTGAGCGCTGTTGCGGCTGCGGGCGGGCTGCACCGGTACCAGTTGCGCCTGCACGAGGCGTACGGCCCCGTCGTGCGCTTCCAACTGCCGGGCGCGGACACGGCTGTGTCGGTCGCCGATCCCGTGCTTCTGGAGGCCACGGCGCACTTCGACACGCGGCCCGAGGAACTGTTCGCGTTCCTGGATCCGCTGTGTGAGGCCGGGAACCTGCAAGTGCTACCCGCCGACGAGCACACCCCCTGGCGCCGACTACTGCTCTCGGTGCTCGCCGGACGACCGGCTCACGAGCGGCACTTCGCGCGCTTCACCGAGCTGGCGGGCGAGCTCGCGGACCGCTGGGCGGGGCAGGCCGACGGCGAACCCGTCGAACTGCAGCAGGAGTTGACCGCATTGTCGCTCCGCATGATCTGCGGGTTCGCACTCGGTGGCGCGGAAACCGACACGGACCGTGTCGTCGCCGCATTCGAGGAGGTGCTCACCGAGCACCTCGGGCGGCTCTACCAGGTGCCGCGGGCCGACCCGTGCTCGGCAGAGCGGGCCGAGGCGGCCCTTGCTTATCTGCGCGCGACGGTCGACCGCGTGGTGGCGGCGCACCGCCCGGGCGGCCGCACCGACCGCAGCGACCTGATCGGGGCGCTCGTCGAGGCCGGTCAGACCCCGGCGCGGATCCGGGACACCGTGATGATGACGCTGCTCGCCGCTCACCACACCACCGGCGTCGCCGTCTCGTGGACACTGCACTTGTTGGGCCGCCATCTGGACGTAGCCGAGCGCGTCGCCGCCGAACTGGACCAGGTGTTGGGCGAGCGTGCCACGCCCGATTACGGTGATCTGCGGCGGCTCACGTATCTGGACATGGTGCTCAAGGAGTCGATGCGCCTGTTCCCGCCCGGCCCGTACGGCGCACGCGAGACGACCGAGGACCTGGTTCTGGGCCCGTACGAGATCCCGGCCGGGACGACGGTGTTCTATCCGTTCTGGGCGGTGCACCTGAACCCTGAGCACTGGCCCGAGCCGGAGCGGTTCGACCCCGAACGGTTCACGCCGCAGGAGGTGGCCCAGCGGCCGCGGCTCGCGTATATCCCCTTCGGGATCGGGCCACGCAGCTGCGAGGGCGCCGCTTTGGCCACGGTCGAGGCCCAGCTCGTTCTGGCCGTCCTCCTCAAGCGCCTGCGCTTCCGGCCCGCGCCGGGGCACGAGGTGACGCCGGTGGAACGGTTCGTGCTGTGGGCACGGGACGGGATCCGGATGATGGTGCGGCCACGGGGCCTCTAG